One window of Acropora palmata chromosome 1, jaAcrPala1.3, whole genome shotgun sequence genomic DNA carries:
- the LOC141892481 gene encoding cyclic GMP-AMP synthase-like isoform X2, which produces MDETVIHRLGYVDLFVASVSVGVCLFLVLLIYQRAKEHPLNNDLRKAHQIDECIHKQLAQNLYREDLDSLPPIMRDSIDVYTVEKCGSVMEGYGFFSVEITGTEQDIDVMVSPKSLSVKEADIDDSHTPAGFVWVKLRNLLMHAETSTSELFEVLKEGHRDFNEPAITLKAKDLERYGYIGVIDVAVSLHFLCWPAVAVEWLNRKSREPVLLSIGTIQKIARAGCHLLYKPSGLSDDPKLDWRFSFSKAERALLQYHGDKHALKLCYIMLRYVYKTYLKPRLNNKKVLASYYLKTIFLWLAETDTGFDYYDVNDCRLGALFLLMVGKLKECYRKQVLPHYFIQHWNLLRGFSKEEVQQVVDLLEDVSQNPRSYITYIYDTRKYIVPHAVQNGGTYKELLAIIDESSTKHLLAQVLVITSSTFVTLVFVKCVLNLLSLEIALCSVS; this is translated from the exons ATGGATGAAACTGTTATCCACCGATTAGGATATGTTGACTTGTTTGTTGCATCTGTGTCCGTTGGAGTATGCCTCTTTCTTGTCTTATTGATCTATCAGCGAGCTAAAGAACATCCATTGAATAATGACTTGAGAAAAGCCCATCAAATCGACGAGTGCATccacaaacaattagcgcAGAATCTGTACCGAGAAGATCTCGATTCACTGCCGCCTATCATGAGGGATAGTATCGACGTGTATACAGTGGAAAAGTGCGGCAGTGTGATGGAGGGTTatggtttcttttcagttgAGATAACAGGAACTGAACAAGACATTGATGTGATGGTTTCACCTAAGTCACTGAGTGTGAAGGAGGCAGACATCGATGATAGTCACACCCCGGCGGGATTTGTTTGGGTAAAATTACGGAACTTGCTCATGCATGCAGAAACCTCGACATCAGAACTATTTGAGGTCTTAAAGGAAGGACACAGAGATTTT AATGAACCAGCAATCACATTAAAAGCTAAAGATCTAGAAAGGTATGGATACATTGGAGTCATTGATGTTGCTGTATCTCTGCACTTCTTATGTTGGCCTGCAGTAGCAGTGGAGTGGTTGAATCGCAAGAGTAGAGAGCCTGTTCTTCTTTCTATTGGTACCATTCAGAAAATTGCAAGAGCAGGATGCCACTTGCTGTACAAGCCATCGGGTTTGTCAGATGATCCCAAACTGGACTGgagattttcattttcaaaagcaGAAAGAGCTCTTCTTCAATATCATGGTGATAAGCATGCACTAAAACTTTGTTATATTATGCTAAGGTATGTGTACAAAACATACCTGAAGCCAAGGCTCAATAACAAGAAGGTTCTTGCATCATATTAcctgaaaacaatatttttgtggCTTGCAGAGACAGATACTGGATTTGACTATTATGATGTGAATGACTGCAGACTGGGTGCCCTGTTTCTGCTCATGGTGGGAAAACTCAAAGAATGTTACAGGAAACAAGTACTGCCTCATTACTTTATACAACACTGGAATCTGTTGCGGGGCTTCTCAAAAGAAGAAGTGCAACAAGTGGTAGATTTATTGGAGGATGTTTCTCAAAATCCTAGAAGTTACATCACTTATATTTATGACACAAGGAAGTATATTGTTCCTCACGCTGTTCAGAATGGCGGAACTTATAAAGAACTCCTTGCAATAATCGATGAGTCAAGTACAAAACATCTCCTTGCTCAGGTTCTTGTCATCACAAGTTCAACGTTTGTAACACTAGTATTTGTCAAGTGTGTGCTAAACCTATTGTCGTTAGAAATTGCATTATGTTCAGTATCATAA
- the LOC141892481 gene encoding cyclic GMP-AMP synthase-like isoform X1 encodes MDETVIHRLGYVDLFVASVSVGVCLFLVLLIYQRAKEHPLNNDLRKAHQIDECIHKQLAQNLYREDLDSLPPIMRDSIDVYTVEKCGSVMEGYGFFSVEITGTEQDIDVMVSPKSLSVKEADIDDSHTPAGFVWVKLRNLLMHAETSTSELFEVLKEGHRDFVSANVVYDHFLKRAQSTITDDFIVVQNEPAITLKAKDLERYGYIGVIDVAVSLHFLCWPAVAVEWLNRKSREPVLLSIGTIQKIARAGCHLLYKPSGLSDDPKLDWRFSFSKAERALLQYHGDKHALKLCYIMLRYVYKTYLKPRLNNKKVLASYYLKTIFLWLAETDTGFDYYDVNDCRLGALFLLMVGKLKECYRKQVLPHYFIQHWNLLRGFSKEEVQQVVDLLEDVSQNPRSYITYIYDTRKYIVPHAVQNGGTYKELLAIIDESSTKHLLAQVLVITSSTFVTLVFVKCVLNLLSLEIALCSVS; translated from the coding sequence ATGGATGAAACTGTTATCCACCGATTAGGATATGTTGACTTGTTTGTTGCATCTGTGTCCGTTGGAGTATGCCTCTTTCTTGTCTTATTGATCTATCAGCGAGCTAAAGAACATCCATTGAATAATGACTTGAGAAAAGCCCATCAAATCGACGAGTGCATccacaaacaattagcgcAGAATCTGTACCGAGAAGATCTCGATTCACTGCCGCCTATCATGAGGGATAGTATCGACGTGTATACAGTGGAAAAGTGCGGCAGTGTGATGGAGGGTTatggtttcttttcagttgAGATAACAGGAACTGAACAAGACATTGATGTGATGGTTTCACCTAAGTCACTGAGTGTGAAGGAGGCAGACATCGATGATAGTCACACCCCGGCGGGATTTGTTTGGGTAAAATTACGGAACTTGCTCATGCATGCAGAAACCTCGACATCAGAACTATTTGAGGTCTTAAAGGAAGGACACAGAGATTTTGTAAGTGCAAATGTGGTGTACGaccattttttgaaaagagcACAATCAACAATTACTGATGACTTTATTGTTGTACAGAATGAACCAGCAATCACATTAAAAGCTAAAGATCTAGAAAGGTATGGATACATTGGAGTCATTGATGTTGCTGTATCTCTGCACTTCTTATGTTGGCCTGCAGTAGCAGTGGAGTGGTTGAATCGCAAGAGTAGAGAGCCTGTTCTTCTTTCTATTGGTACCATTCAGAAAATTGCAAGAGCAGGATGCCACTTGCTGTACAAGCCATCGGGTTTGTCAGATGATCCCAAACTGGACTGgagattttcattttcaaaagcaGAAAGAGCTCTTCTTCAATATCATGGTGATAAGCATGCACTAAAACTTTGTTATATTATGCTAAGGTATGTGTACAAAACATACCTGAAGCCAAGGCTCAATAACAAGAAGGTTCTTGCATCATATTAcctgaaaacaatatttttgtggCTTGCAGAGACAGATACTGGATTTGACTATTATGATGTGAATGACTGCAGACTGGGTGCCCTGTTTCTGCTCATGGTGGGAAAACTCAAAGAATGTTACAGGAAACAAGTACTGCCTCATTACTTTATACAACACTGGAATCTGTTGCGGGGCTTCTCAAAAGAAGAAGTGCAACAAGTGGTAGATTTATTGGAGGATGTTTCTCAAAATCCTAGAAGTTACATCACTTATATTTATGACACAAGGAAGTATATTGTTCCTCACGCTGTTCAGAATGGCGGAACTTATAAAGAACTCCTTGCAATAATCGATGAGTCAAGTACAAAACATCTCCTTGCTCAGGTTCTTGTCATCACAAGTTCAACGTTTGTAACACTAGTATTTGTCAAGTGTGTGCTAAACCTATTGTCGTTAGAAATTGCATTATGTTCAGTATCATAA
- the LOC141893596 gene encoding uncharacterized protein LOC141893596 has translation MQISGGVFSSYLEDKTRRTKRNDEEDIREAEGNKDDADEIQSEVSQNLEQERIVGKTPYEESKLDSDDDDDDDDDIDENLSWSLQRRKAKSVPRIKVEGKQNGVKVCWGI, from the exons atgcaaattagtggaggggtattcagcagttaTTTAGAAGACAAGACTCGGAGGACTAAGCGCAATGATGAAGAAGATATCAGGGAAGCTGAAGGGAACAAAGACGACGCGGATGAAATCCAAAGTGAAGTCAGCCAAAATCTAGAACAGGAAAG GATTGTGGGCAAAACACCTTATGAGGAGAGCAAATTAgacagtgatgatgatgatgatgatgatgatgatattgatGAGAATCTAAGCTGGAGTctgcaaagaagaaaagcaaaaagtgTTCCAAGAATAAAAGTGGAAGGAAAGCAAAATGGAGTGAAAGTCTGCTGGGGGATTTAG